From bacterium, the proteins below share one genomic window:
- a CDS encoding electron transfer flavoprotein subunit beta/FixA family protein, with protein sequence MKVMVCLKQVPHQDARLDVNADGTWIQEDNIKFEINSYDTYAVEEALKLKDAGSADEVIVVSIGPDRVTQALRTALGMGADRAIHVNDDAAAGADALATAKILAAVAKEEGADLVFAGLMADDDNASAIPPMVAELLGFPSATGVLATDFSGDAVKVERELEGGALEVVELPKPCLIAIQSGANQVRYASLKGIMQAKKKPVDVKSLADLGVADSASAAQNKTKINKIYVPPKGDSAEILSGSTDEVVGQLVTKIKELGLL encoded by the coding sequence ATGAAGGTCATGGTGTGCCTGAAGCAGGTTCCCCATCAGGACGCACGTCTCGACGTGAACGCCGACGGAACCTGGATCCAGGAAGACAACATCAAGTTCGAAATCAACTCCTACGACACCTACGCCGTCGAGGAGGCCCTCAAGCTGAAGGACGCCGGCTCGGCCGACGAGGTCATCGTCGTGTCCATCGGTCCCGACCGCGTGACCCAGGCGCTCCGCACGGCCCTCGGCATGGGTGCGGACCGCGCGATCCACGTCAACGACGACGCGGCCGCCGGAGCCGACGCACTCGCCACGGCCAAGATCCTCGCGGCCGTCGCCAAGGAAGAAGGTGCGGACCTCGTCTTCGCCGGCCTGATGGCGGACGACGACAACGCATCGGCGATCCCTCCGATGGTCGCCGAGCTCCTCGGCTTCCCGAGCGCGACCGGCGTCCTCGCCACCGACTTCAGCGGCGACGCCGTGAAGGTCGAGCGCGAGCTCGAGGGCGGCGCCCTCGAGGTGGTCGAGCTGCCGAAGCCCTGCCTGATCGCGATCCAGTCCGGTGCCAACCAGGTCCGGTACGCGTCGCTCAAGGGCATCATGCAGGCGAAGAAGAAGCCGGTCGACGTGAAGAGCCTCGCCGACCTCGGCGTCGCCGATTCGGCCTCGGCCGCGCAGAACAAGACCAAGATCAACAAGATCTACGTCCCGCCGAAGGGCGACTCCGCCGAGATCCTCTCCGGATCGACGGACGAGGTCGTCGGCCAGCTCGTGACGAAGATCAAGGAGCTGGGCCTTCTGTAG
- the efp gene encoding elongation factor P produces the protein MATTDTSQFKNGLKLELDGQPFTITYFQHVKPGKGGAFVRTKIKNLLNGRTVERTFRSGEKAEVADISEKSMQYLYNDGESMIFMDQETYDQIPIPPDVIGDQEKFMMEEMVVDVLFWKGNPVNVDLPNYIESKVVQSDPAVKGDTSSGAVKPATLECGATLDVPLFIKEGDVLRVDTRTGEYAERVSG, from the coding sequence ATGGCGACCACCGACACTTCGCAGTTCAAGAACGGCCTCAAGCTCGAGCTCGATGGCCAGCCCTTCACCATCACCTACTTCCAGCACGTGAAGCCGGGCAAGGGCGGCGCCTTCGTCCGCACCAAGATCAAGAACCTCCTGAACGGTCGGACCGTCGAGCGCACCTTCCGCTCCGGGGAGAAGGCCGAGGTCGCCGACATCAGCGAGAAGTCGATGCAGTACCTCTACAACGACGGCGAGTCGATGATCTTCATGGACCAGGAGACCTACGACCAGATCCCGATCCCGCCGGACGTGATCGGCGACCAGGAGAAGTTCATGATGGAGGAGATGGTCGTCGACGTGCTCTTCTGGAAGGGCAACCCGGTCAACGTCGATCTCCCCAACTACATCGAGTCCAAGGTCGTCCAGTCGGATCCCGCCGTGAAGGGCGACACGAGCTCCGGCGCGGTCAAGCCCGCGACCCTCGAGTGCGGCGCCACCCTCGACGTCCCGCTCTTCATCAAGGAAGGCGACGTCCTTCGCGTCGACACGCGGACCGGCGAGTACGCCGAGCGCGTGAGCGGCTAG
- a CDS encoding marine proteobacterial sortase target protein has translation MSAVRPRSLFLLLSLIFFPLVALAATPTLGPVRDPGEMGAGGLLIRADDGLREAPLLETDVAIEVSGLIARTRVTQRFTNPTRDWVEGVYVFPLPEDAAVDTLTMRIGERVIAGRVEERARAKRTYEKAKSEGRKASLVEQERPNVFTTSIANLGPDETVEVTIAYQEDARYDRGRFSLRFPLVVGPRYVPGTPIASGFAGTGWGVNTDEVPDAARITPPVAKPGDGREHPVTVRAEIDAGFPLDSVSSPSHPLRIRAQRGDVYAIGLDDPDAQADRDFVLEWVPAVGNAPNAALFRESMDGDEYALLMVMPPQVETQATRVSRETIIVIDTSGSMSGESIVQARRAVREALATLRPEDAFNVIEFDSGFRSLFPEARPATPEAVARANQWVEGLDAEGGTNMLPALVAALQPGAESRAVRQVVFVTDGAVGNERGLFSAIERHLGRSRLYTVGIGSAPNGHFMSKAAEFGRGTFTYIGNPAEVVPKMAALFEKIDSPVLHDLHVDWGDPSVESWPARIPDVYAGEPVVVAARLPREAKRVVVSGKRGGEDVRLELDLGGGADHEGVSRLWARRKVAGLMDSLHEGRSMDEVSAEVAAIGVRHQLVTRWSSLVAVDVTPTAPVDAEPTTRRVPSLLPAGWDFSKIFGRRGRRERADASPAPMAVAPPAADAVAIGQQIASVRIGRLPQGGTPAALLITLGASGLGLGGTLLAFASGRRRDRRAEEAG, from the coding sequence ATGTCCGCCGTACGCCCCCGATCCCTCTTCCTCCTGCTCTCCCTCATCTTCTTCCCCCTCGTCGCGCTCGCGGCGACGCCGACGCTGGGCCCCGTCCGGGATCCGGGCGAAATGGGCGCCGGGGGGCTCTTGATCCGGGCCGACGACGGACTCCGGGAGGCGCCGCTCCTCGAGACCGACGTCGCGATCGAGGTTTCCGGACTGATTGCCCGCACCCGCGTGACCCAGCGCTTCACCAACCCGACCCGCGACTGGGTCGAAGGCGTCTACGTCTTCCCGCTTCCGGAGGACGCCGCCGTCGACACGCTCACGATGCGGATCGGCGAGCGCGTGATCGCCGGACGCGTCGAGGAGCGCGCTCGCGCGAAACGCACCTACGAGAAGGCGAAGTCCGAAGGCCGGAAAGCGAGCCTCGTCGAGCAGGAGCGCCCCAACGTCTTCACCACCTCGATCGCGAACCTCGGTCCCGACGAGACCGTCGAAGTCACCATCGCCTACCAGGAAGACGCAAGGTACGACCGGGGACGCTTCAGCTTGCGCTTCCCCCTCGTCGTCGGCCCGCGCTACGTCCCGGGCACGCCCATCGCAAGCGGCTTCGCAGGGACGGGTTGGGGCGTGAACACCGACGAGGTCCCGGACGCGGCTCGGATCACGCCCCCCGTCGCGAAGCCCGGCGACGGGCGCGAACACCCCGTGACCGTGCGTGCGGAGATCGATGCCGGCTTTCCCCTCGACTCGGTCTCGAGTCCGAGCCATCCGCTCAGGATCCGCGCGCAGCGCGGCGACGTCTACGCGATCGGGCTCGACGACCCCGACGCACAGGCGGATCGCGACTTCGTCCTCGAATGGGTCCCCGCCGTCGGCAACGCGCCGAACGCCGCCCTCTTCCGCGAGTCGATGGACGGCGACGAGTACGCGCTCCTGATGGTGATGCCGCCGCAGGTCGAGACCCAGGCGACCCGCGTCTCGCGCGAGACGATCATCGTGATCGACACCTCCGGCTCGATGTCCGGAGAGTCGATCGTGCAGGCCCGGCGCGCCGTCCGGGAAGCCCTCGCGACCCTTCGCCCCGAGGACGCCTTCAACGTGATCGAGTTCGACTCGGGCTTCCGGAGTCTCTTCCCCGAGGCGCGACCGGCGACGCCGGAGGCCGTGGCGAGGGCGAACCAGTGGGTCGAGGGCCTCGACGCGGAAGGCGGGACGAACATGCTCCCCGCCCTCGTCGCGGCGCTGCAGCCCGGAGCCGAATCCCGCGCGGTCCGCCAGGTCGTCTTCGTGACCGACGGCGCGGTGGGGAACGAACGCGGCCTCTTCTCGGCGATCGAGCGCCATCTCGGTCGCAGCCGGCTCTACACCGTCGGGATCGGCTCCGCCCCGAACGGCCACTTCATGTCGAAGGCCGCGGAGTTTGGCCGCGGGACCTTCACCTACATCGGCAACCCCGCCGAGGTCGTGCCGAAGATGGCCGCGCTCTTCGAGAAGATCGACAGTCCCGTCCTCCACGACCTCCACGTCGACTGGGGCGACCCGTCGGTCGAGAGCTGGCCCGCGCGAATCCCGGACGTCTACGCCGGCGAGCCGGTCGTGGTCGCGGCCCGGCTCCCGCGAGAAGCGAAGCGCGTCGTCGTGTCCGGCAAGCGCGGCGGCGAGGACGTCCGCCTCGAGCTCGACCTCGGCGGCGGTGCGGATCACGAAGGCGTCTCGCGCCTCTGGGCCCGGCGCAAGGTCGCGGGCCTGATGGACTCGCTCCACGAGGGTCGGTCCATGGACGAGGTCTCGGCGGAGGTCGCCGCCATCGGTGTCCGCCATCAGCTCGTGACGCGCTGGAGCAGCCTGGTCGCCGTCGACGTGACCCCGACAGCGCCGGTCGACGCCGAGCCGACGACGCGCCGGGTCCCGTCGCTTCTGCCCGCCGGCTGGGACTTCTCGAAGATCTTCGGTCGCCGTGGGCGACGCGAGCGCGCCGACGCATCGCCGGCTCCGATGGCCGTGGCGCCCCCCGCCGCGGACGCCGTCGCGATCGGCCAGCAGATCGCCTCCGTCCGGATCGGCCGCCTGCCCCAGGGCGGGACCCCGGCCGCCCTGCTGATCACGCTCGGCGCGAGTGGACTGGGACTCGGCGGAACGCTGCTGGCGTTCGCGAGCGGTCGAAGGCGGGATCGCCGGGCCGAGGAGGCGGGCTAG
- a CDS encoding zinc-binding dehydrogenase, which produces MSGCRAAVFNGDGTYELRQFPIPEPGPGGAVLEVEAVGMCGSDVAQLNGHHHVPGEVAPIVPGHEIVGRIHALAPDADLGVEVGDRVAVEIMVLETPSAKNPTGIIAGYSYTLGVEHEHGLWGGYGEYMGLIPGTRLHKLTDDLPASELTLFEGLASAVNWVDVAGVREGDTVVVQGPGHMGLCCIVMAKLRGAARVIVTGTTQDEARFEIARAVGADDCVDVLKEDAIGRVREITGGAMARIVMDMAAVATSTVPQAIALASHGGHILLGGLKNEQPVEIISDHLIFRSLTIHGGSGSTTASCAEACRLLNEGRIPAKQLLGQTCTLDDLDRGMALLQRQVPGDDAVRVVLTHR; this is translated from the coding sequence ATGAGCGGATGCCGAGCGGCCGTCTTCAACGGCGACGGGACCTACGAACTGCGCCAGTTCCCGATCCCCGAGCCGGGACCGGGCGGCGCCGTCCTCGAGGTCGAGGCGGTCGGCATGTGCGGCAGCGACGTCGCGCAGCTGAACGGCCACCACCACGTTCCGGGCGAAGTCGCGCCGATCGTCCCCGGCCACGAAATCGTCGGCCGGATCCACGCGCTCGCGCCCGACGCCGATCTCGGGGTCGAGGTCGGCGACCGCGTCGCCGTCGAGATCATGGTGCTCGAGACGCCTTCCGCGAAGAACCCGACCGGGATCATCGCCGGCTATTCCTACACCCTCGGCGTCGAACACGAGCACGGCCTCTGGGGCGGCTACGGCGAGTACATGGGATTGATCCCCGGGACGCGCCTGCACAAGCTGACCGACGACCTGCCCGCGTCGGAGCTCACTCTCTTCGAAGGCCTGGCGAGCGCCGTCAACTGGGTCGACGTGGCCGGTGTCCGCGAGGGCGACACCGTCGTGGTTCAGGGGCCCGGCCACATGGGTCTCTGCTGCATCGTGATGGCGAAGCTCCGCGGCGCCGCGCGGGTGATCGTGACCGGAACGACCCAGGACGAAGCGCGCTTCGAGATCGCGCGCGCCGTCGGCGCCGACGACTGCGTCGACGTCCTGAAGGAGGACGCCATCGGTCGCGTCCGCGAGATCACCGGCGGCGCGATGGCGCGGATCGTCATGGACATGGCCGCGGTCGCGACCTCGACCGTCCCGCAGGCGATCGCGCTGGCGAGCCACGGGGGTCACATCCTGCTCGGCGGCCTCAAGAACGAGCAGCCGGTCGAGATCATCAGTGACCACCTGATCTTCCGATCGCTCACGATCCACGGGGGCTCGGGCTCGACGACCGCGTCCTGCGCGGAGGCCTGTCGGCTCCTCAACGAGGGACGCATCCCCGCCAAGCAGCTGCTCGGCCAGACCTGCACCCTCGACGATCTGGATCGGGGAATGGCGCTCTTGCAGCGCCAGGTTCCGGGGGACGACGCGGTCCGGGTGGTTCTGACCCATCGGTGA
- a CDS encoding MATE family efflux transporter translates to MSSPEAPGSDASRDREGEASDLGVTPLGIWALAWPTMLAMGSATIVRMTDFAMVRELGPSATAAIGVGGNFYWLIESLASVPSLGLMAIVARAVGAGDRALAGASHRQAHLQGIVLALLGGALVFPATELAIGIYGVESDVVALASDYLWWRLWGTVPLAIAMSFGSALRAAGDVRTPLWAGLVAGVVNVFMNWVLIYGKLGAPALGVTGAAIASNLALTVMMIHFVFLWLTKRMTIVPDEGSWRPDFDLQRRIFRVGFPSGLEGGLFQIGLMLFQRVMSTFGTNVIAAYNVGSMLLSFSFMPGVGFSIAASTLVGQHLGARDPDRAAREGWRAMFWAIVTMTGIGLALAIFARPIAEGFTTDPEVVELSIVALTIFAVAHPLMAIEFALGGGLRGAGDTVFPLLCVFSGLVVVRLGIATGLVVFLGAPIAWVWSVLILDYALKAVLFVERFRRGSWKRRVV, encoded by the coding sequence ATGTCCTCCCCCGAAGCTCCGGGTTCCGACGCTTCGCGCGATCGCGAAGGAGAAGCGAGCGACCTGGGCGTTACGCCGCTCGGGATCTGGGCCCTCGCCTGGCCGACGATGCTCGCGATGGGCTCCGCGACGATCGTGCGGATGACCGACTTCGCGATGGTCCGGGAGCTCGGGCCGAGCGCGACCGCCGCGATCGGCGTCGGCGGCAACTTCTACTGGCTGATCGAGTCGCTCGCCTCGGTGCCTTCGCTCGGGCTGATGGCGATCGTCGCCCGCGCCGTCGGGGCGGGCGACCGGGCGCTCGCGGGCGCCTCCCACCGACAGGCCCACCTGCAGGGAATCGTGCTCGCGCTGCTGGGCGGCGCGCTCGTCTTCCCGGCGACCGAGCTGGCGATCGGGATCTACGGGGTCGAGTCGGACGTCGTCGCGCTGGCTTCCGACTATCTCTGGTGGCGGCTCTGGGGGACCGTTCCCCTCGCGATCGCGATGAGCTTCGGCAGCGCGCTGCGCGCGGCGGGCGACGTGCGCACGCCGCTCTGGGCGGGGCTCGTCGCCGGCGTCGTGAACGTGTTCATGAACTGGGTCCTGATCTACGGGAAGCTCGGCGCGCCCGCGCTCGGCGTCACCGGGGCCGCGATCGCTTCGAATCTGGCGCTCACCGTCATGATGATCCACTTCGTCTTCCTCTGGCTCACGAAGCGGATGACGATCGTGCCGGACGAGGGCTCGTGGCGACCGGACTTCGACCTTCAGCGCCGGATCTTCCGGGTCGGCTTCCCCTCCGGTCTCGAGGGCGGCCTCTTCCAGATCGGGCTGATGCTCTTCCAGCGCGTCATGTCGACCTTCGGGACGAACGTGATCGCGGCCTACAACGTCGGGTCGATGCTGCTCAGCTTCTCGTTCATGCCGGGCGTGGGGTTCTCGATCGCGGCGTCGACCCTCGTCGGCCAGCACCTGGGCGCGCGCGATCCGGACCGCGCCGCGCGCGAGGGCTGGCGGGCGATGTTCTGGGCGATCGTGACGATGACCGGGATCGGACTCGCCCTCGCGATCTTCGCGCGCCCGATCGCGGAGGGCTTCACGACCGATCCCGAGGTCGTGGAGCTCTCGATCGTCGCGCTGACGATCTTCGCGGTCGCGCATCCGCTGATGGCGATCGAGTTCGCCCTCGGCGGCGGGCTGCGCGGGGCCGGCGACACGGTCTTCCCGCTCCTCTGCGTCTTCTCGGGGCTCGTCGTCGTCCGGCTCGGAATCGCGACCGGCCTCGTGGTCTTCCTGGGGGCACCAATCGCGTGGGTCTGGTCCGTCCTGATCCTCGACTACGCGCTCAAGGCCGTCCTCTTCGTCGAGCGCTTCCGGCGAGGCTCGTGGAAGCGCCGCGTGGTCTGA
- a CDS encoding PilZ domain-containing protein encodes MAHRTDVWLVEPERRLLIVDTPEGELQQLAMDLLGRDFEVHYAADIDEAQLLAAECAGQINAVLLTADLDMERVPDLARRLRVAPDALIPFGLRPAERVVKALHHHGVRWQLWDDPPDESIRFVISGVLHDHDPFELRYHLRVPTRIAAHFEIPGRKAETTIRDVGLGGACLVGGTLGEDGTEGELTFEFGGRPLSLPTRTVWSAPATGDGLSIGGVCFLEVDHEAGEILDDLLGSVIARHRISPGT; translated from the coding sequence ATGGCGCATCGAACCGATGTCTGGCTCGTGGAACCGGAACGCCGTCTCCTGATCGTCGACACGCCCGAAGGCGAGCTCCAGCAGCTCGCGATGGATCTGCTCGGGCGCGACTTCGAAGTCCACTACGCCGCCGACATCGACGAGGCCCAGCTCCTCGCCGCGGAGTGCGCCGGCCAGATCAATGCCGTCCTGTTGACCGCCGACCTCGACATGGAGCGCGTGCCGGACCTCGCCCGGCGTCTGCGGGTCGCGCCGGACGCGCTCATCCCCTTCGGCCTTCGACCGGCGGAGCGCGTCGTGAAGGCGCTCCACCACCATGGCGTCCGCTGGCAGCTCTGGGACGATCCGCCGGACGAATCGATCCGCTTCGTGATCTCGGGTGTCCTCCACGACCACGATCCCTTCGAGCTCCGCTATCACCTCCGCGTTCCGACCCGGATCGCCGCCCACTTCGAGATCCCGGGACGGAAGGCCGAGACCACCATTCGGGACGTCGGTCTCGGCGGCGCCTGCCTCGTCGGCGGAACCCTCGGCGAAGACGGGACCGAGGGCGAGCTCACCTTCGAGTTCGGCGGCCGGCCCCTCTCGCTTCCGACGCGCACCGTCTGGTCCGCGCCGGCCACGGGCGACGGCCTCTCGATCGGCGGCGTGTGTTTCCTGGAAGTGGACCACGAAGCCGGCGAGATCCTCGACGACCTGCTCGGCTCCGTGATCGCACGCCACCGCATCAGCCCGGGCACCTGA
- a CDS encoding patatin-like phospholipase family protein: MATATAPGPSSSPAHGEKPKRAIVLSGGGARGAYEAGVLRFILDELPRRTGIQPDFDIICGTSVGAIHACFLAATADETEKRGEHLVDIWHRMKVHEIFEFTTRDFFRLPRRMLGVKRVAQQLREGQRPDRLYGLLDTEPLERLVLQSIPWRGIRRNLRTGRVDTVCIAATQIATGRAVVFCDSARPELPPWASVSNIRMQRIRLSPLHALASAAIPLLFPSVRVGARYYADGGLRLNTPLAPAVRLGADRIMVIGLTHPTEPSVNEAIAQERTAEFGNPMYLFGKVLNALMLSPIEADVARMHFINDILDAGRDVYGDDFLARINAKLQTEGDRDLKRIDDLVIRPSEDLGVLAAEVVRDDPDLDFGPFLGLLRRASGAGTTAREADLLSYLLFDASYARRCEEVGYKDAEGREDELAAFFDA; the protein is encoded by the coding sequence ATGGCCACAGCGACCGCACCCGGTCCGTCCAGCTCGCCCGCGCACGGTGAGAAGCCGAAGCGCGCGATCGTGCTCTCCGGCGGCGGTGCGCGCGGGGCCTACGAGGCCGGCGTCCTCCGCTTCATCCTCGACGAGCTCCCGCGGCGGACCGGCATCCAGCCCGACTTCGACATCATCTGCGGAACGAGCGTCGGTGCGATCCACGCCTGCTTCCTCGCCGCGACCGCGGACGAGACGGAGAAGCGGGGCGAGCACCTGGTCGACATCTGGCACCGGATGAAGGTCCACGAGATCTTCGAGTTCACGACCCGGGACTTCTTCCGCCTCCCGCGGCGGATGCTCGGCGTGAAGCGCGTCGCCCAGCAGCTGCGCGAGGGCCAACGCCCGGATCGCCTCTACGGCCTCCTCGACACGGAGCCCCTCGAGCGCCTCGTCCTCCAGTCGATCCCCTGGCGCGGGATCCGCCGCAACCTGCGGACCGGCCGGGTCGACACCGTCTGCATCGCCGCGACCCAGATCGCGACCGGCCGCGCCGTCGTCTTCTGCGACTCGGCGCGCCCCGAGCTCCCGCCCTGGGCCTCCGTCTCGAACATCCGCATGCAGCGCATCCGACTCTCCCCGCTCCACGCCCTCGCCTCCGCGGCGATTCCGCTGCTCTTCCCCTCCGTTCGCGTCGGGGCGCGCTACTACGCGGACGGCGGGCTGCGTCTGAACACCCCCCTCGCCCCCGCGGTCCGCCTCGGCGCGGATCGCATCATGGTGATCGGCCTGACCCACCCGACGGAGCCTTCGGTCAACGAGGCGATCGCCCAGGAGCGGACGGCCGAGTTCGGCAACCCGATGTACCTCTTCGGCAAGGTGCTGAACGCGCTCATGCTGTCCCCGATCGAGGCGGACGTCGCGCGGATGCACTTCATCAACGACATCCTCGACGCGGGGCGCGACGTCTACGGCGACGACTTCCTGGCGCGAATCAACGCGAAGCTCCAGACGGAGGGAGACCGGGACCTCAAGCGGATCGACGACCTGGTGATCCGCCCGTCCGAGGACCTCGGCGTGCTGGCGGCAGAGGTCGTGCGGGACGATCCGGATCTCGACTTCGGGCCCTTCCTGGGCCTGCTCCGACGGGCCAGCGGCGCCGGCACGACCGCCCGCGAAGCCGACCTGCTGTCCTATCTGCTCTTCGACGCCTCCTACGCGCGACGCTGTGAAGAGGTCGGGTACAAGGACGCGGAAGGCCGGGAAGACGAGCTCGCCGCCTTTTTCGACGCTTAG
- a CDS encoding MBL fold metallo-hydrolase, whose protein sequence is MATESDLYFVQQAVGEMANLAYLIGSREQRKAYVVDPAWNVQGLLDQAANDGIEVVGALVTHYHQDHVGGEIFGHNIEGLAKLLEVAPMPIHVNKHEAEGTIKVTGVSEGDLVQHEGGDVLELGGVGIRLIHTPGHTPGSQCFHVEERDQAGHLVSGDTLFLNGCGRVDLPGADPKAMYESLETLKQLPDSTNLFPGHLYSPEGHDSMEAQKRTNPYLRAANVEMFLSFMGY, encoded by the coding sequence ATGGCCACCGAGAGCGACCTCTACTTCGTGCAGCAGGCGGTCGGCGAGATGGCCAACCTCGCCTACCTGATCGGAAGCCGCGAGCAGCGCAAGGCCTACGTCGTCGACCCCGCCTGGAACGTGCAGGGGCTGCTCGATCAGGCCGCCAACGACGGAATCGAGGTCGTCGGCGCACTGGTCACCCACTATCACCAGGATCACGTCGGCGGTGAGATCTTCGGCCACAACATCGAGGGGCTCGCGAAGCTCCTCGAGGTCGCGCCGATGCCGATCCACGTGAACAAGCACGAGGCCGAGGGCACGATCAAGGTCACGGGCGTCTCCGAGGGCGATCTCGTCCAGCACGAAGGGGGCGACGTCCTCGAGCTCGGTGGCGTCGGCATCCGGCTGATCCACACCCCCGGCCACACGCCGGGCAGCCAGTGCTTCCACGTCGAGGAGCGGGACCAGGCCGGTCATCTCGTCTCGGGCGACACGCTCTTCCTGAACGGCTGCGGACGGGTCGATCTACCGGGGGCGGATCCGAAGGCGATGTACGAGAGCCTCGAGACGCTGAAGCAGCTCCCGGACTCGACGAACCTCTTCCCGGGCCATCTCTACTCCCCCGAAGGGCACGACTCGATGGAGGCGCAGAAACGGACGAACCCGTATCTCCGCGCCGCCAACGTGGAGATGTTCCTTTCGTTCATGGGGTACTAG
- a CDS encoding class GN sortase: MPRGRGGRLRSAALALVVVSAAAIVYGGWIPAKALLAQHLIARAWAHAEPGAAPPKPWPWADTGPIARLWLAPDADPLYVLAGASGEAMAFGPAHVSSSARPGEADNVAIAGHRDTHFAALRWLRTGDLLRLENETGAVRDYEVVATTVVHESRTELLERTGRPELTLITCFPFDAVVPGGPERYVVQARALDGAGALGSTVPAGARP; encoded by the coding sequence GTGCCCCGGGGTCGGGGCGGCCGGCTCCGGTCGGCCGCCCTCGCCCTCGTCGTCGTGAGCGCGGCGGCGATCGTCTACGGCGGCTGGATCCCGGCGAAGGCGTTGCTGGCCCAGCACCTGATCGCCCGGGCCTGGGCCCACGCCGAGCCGGGCGCCGCCCCGCCGAAGCCCTGGCCGTGGGCGGACACGGGACCGATCGCCAGGCTCTGGCTCGCGCCAGACGCGGACCCGCTCTACGTCCTCGCCGGGGCGAGCGGCGAAGCGATGGCCTTCGGGCCGGCCCACGTCTCTTCGAGCGCGCGCCCCGGAGAGGCGGACAACGTGGCGATCGCGGGCCATCGGGACACGCACTTCGCGGCGCTTCGCTGGTTGAGGACCGGAGATCTCCTTCGACTGGAGAACGAAACGGGGGCGGTGCGCGACTACGAGGTCGTCGCGACCACGGTCGTCCACGAGTCGCGCACAGAGCTGCTCGAACGGACCGGACGCCCGGAGCTCACCCTGATCACGTGCTTTCCCTTCGACGCGGTCGTGCCGGGCGGGCCGGAGCGGTACGTCGTCCAGGCGCGTGCGCTCGACGGAGCCGGAGCACTCGGATCGACGGTTCCGGCCGGCGCTAGACCGTGA
- a CDS encoding electron transfer flavoprotein subunit alpha/FixB family protein yields the protein MGTVLVVAEIQKGAIREASFELVAAAQGIDGAEVNGLVIGSGVGDLANEFASKGAGKTYVVDDAAAENYNVDVWSKAIKAAAEASGADLILISNTPTGWDVAPRIAAGLDCAFTSDCIKASAGDGGYDFVRRVFNGKLDAEVSTTGKTVATMQPGAMAPFEGSSDGGTEALSADLSAGARFVEIKVAESTGVDLTKADVIVSGGRGVGDPEKFPEVIQPLADALGGAMGASRPVVDAGWLDHPYQVGSSGQIVAPKLYIAAGISGAIQHLVGMKASNFIVAINKDPDAPIFEVADVGVVADLFDIIPALTEAVGGAKG from the coding sequence ATGGGAACCGTACTCGTCGTTGCTGAGATTCAGAAGGGCGCGATCCGCGAAGCGAGCTTTGAACTCGTCGCGGCCGCGCAGGGCATCGACGGTGCCGAGGTCAACGGCCTCGTCATCGGATCCGGTGTCGGAGACCTCGCGAACGAGTTCGCGAGCAAGGGCGCGGGCAAGACGTACGTCGTCGACGACGCCGCGGCCGAGAACTACAACGTGGACGTCTGGAGCAAGGCGATCAAGGCGGCGGCCGAAGCGTCGGGCGCCGACCTGATCCTCATCTCGAACACGCCGACCGGCTGGGACGTCGCACCGCGCATCGCCGCGGGCCTCGACTGCGCCTTCACCAGCGACTGCATCAAGGCCAGCGCCGGCGACGGCGGCTACGACTTCGTGCGCCGCGTCTTCAACGGCAAGCTCGACGCCGAAGTCTCGACGACGGGCAAGACGGTCGCCACGATGCAGCCCGGCGCGATGGCGCCCTTCGAGGGCTCGAGCGACGGCGGAACCGAGGCGCTCTCCGCGGACCTCTCCGCGGGCGCCAGGTTCGTCGAGATCAAGGTCGCCGAGTCGACCGGCGTGGACCTGACCAAGGCCGACGTGATCGTTTCCGGTGGCCGCGGTGTCGGCGACCCGGAGAAGTTCCCGGAAGTCATCCAGCCGCTGGCCGATGCGCTCGGCGGCGCGATGGGCGCCTCCCGCCCGGTCGTCGACGCGGGCTGGCTGGACCACCCCTACCAGGTCGGTTCGTCGGGTCAGATCGTCGCGCCGAAGCTGTACATCGCCGCCGGCATCTCGGGCGCGATCCAGCACCTCGTGGGAATGAAGGCTTCGAACTTCATCGTCGCGATCAACAAGGATCCCGACGCGCCGATCTTCGAGGTCGCGGACGTCGGCGTCGTCGCCGATCTCTTCGACATCATCCCGGCACTGACCGAGGCGGTCGGAGGCGCGAAGGGCTAG